Genomic window (Nicotiana sylvestris chromosome 7, ASM39365v2, whole genome shotgun sequence):
GATAAACCTATGTTACCAGTACTGCGGTCAGATCAAACATAACACCATTTAATGAAAAGGACAGCATTATATTAATAAGTAATCGAAATCCTAGCAGATCCAGAAAATTGAAAGGTAAAAGACATTATTTGCCTACAGAGGTACTCCAACTGGATGTTACTTTTGACAGAATAACTGAAGGAAGAAGAAGTATGACAAACAACGGTCCATGATCATACCTTTGGGGGCCTTCGCAATGTATATGTCATTGTTTTCAAAGATAGAACAAAAACATCTTCATTGTAAGCTTTAGATCTCCTCTCTCCGTCAGGTCCAGGATATGAGGCTTCATATCCAGGCTCATTAAAGAAAGGCCTTGAATTCAAAATTAGAGCTTGTATAGAAACCAGGACTTGCAGCATGGTCGATGTCTTGGGCAGCCACCTTTCATTACCTTTACCAGTCCAAGTGTTCAGAAGACTGAGACAGACTTTTCCACAATCATACAAGTTCGGATTCAGTCTCAAACCACCAGAATAGTAGTAAACCATCTAATGAAAAGggaaaataagtaaataaaaaataaattagaaACAAATATCTTAACATTTTTTATAAGGTAAATTAGAAACAAATATCTTAACATTTTCATGCTACAAAATCAAATTCATACCGGTGGCACATCAGGATAGTTTTGTGGGAACAGGACATCAAAGACAAAGTGACCATCATGGTATGGAGTGCCTTGTGGTCCAATAATGACAGCCCTAAGGAGATCCATCCTAGATTCATAGACCCTTACATATATTGTATCTGAATATGAGAGATCGAAATAAGTTCAACATAAATCCTCAAATGGTCAGATAGAATTACAGCAATCTACCAACGACAGGACATCCCACAAAGTCAATTCACAAAAAAATTCTCTTATTCCAGATAAGACTGATAGTGCAGCATACCACAAAGAGGATAGAGTCGTAAATTTAGCAGCAGATAAGGATGTTGAGAAAGGGGAATGACAGTGGGAAAAGCAAAGGATAGCTACAGCAAGGATAGATTTGTTTATATTTACTTTTAGCTATAGCAAGGATAGATTCGTTTATATTTACTTATGATAATCAATGTGTCAAAATATAAATTGCGAACCATGTCCATTAGGAATCACACATATCTTTTCAGGAATTACACATCACACGAGCCAATTGATGCATTTACCATCATGAGGATTCACATCACGTAAATGATTTAAGTTTAAGAATGTCAGACAGACAGCAAAATACCCCTTTCAAAAGTTCTTCAGCAGGAAACCAACATAGAGGCATTTACCaacaaaaattttaaaacatTACAAAAACAACAGACACAAATGTATGTATCACTAAATAGCAGCAACTGACTCACCGGGTAAATCATTTTCCAATATCTTCCACTCATCCTGAACTTTCTTACTCCAGGCCTTAGGTGGCTGTTAAAAAGGTAACAGCGGAGGTTAGCATAGTCGAATAAAACGACCAACTAAAATGCCATAAGATGATCTGCAAAGCAAACGAAATTCCCTTACAAGTTACCTGTTGCCCCTGGAAGCCCAAGCTACTGTAATGATGATCTGAGAAGTCATCTACCACATCAAAATGCTTAAAACTTTGATACTTTTTCATGGCTTCTTCTTCAGCTGCCTCTTCCTTTCCACGAGAACTTGACTCTACAGACACTAGAGAACTGCTTGAAGCAGGGACCTGAGCAAAGTTACTACTACttccatgctccggaagtgtGGGTTTCACTGTCCCAGCGCCTACTAGATGACTAGAAGAGCTAACTTGGGAAGGCGCTTTTGAACTGGGAGCAGGTTCATTCAACCAAGAAACTGTGGCCTCTACACCAGCGGGCAAATCAACATTATCAAATTGTGCCTGCATACTCAAGTAATCACACTCATCATCGTCATCATTGTCATAAAACATATAGCCATTATCATCATCGTCGTCATCATAGTTTGACACATCATCGTCATCATCCATGCCATCATCTCCATCATTCTGATCTTCATGAAATGAGAAGTCTGAATTGGAACTGTTGTTATTGCCAGAGTCAAGAGATACGGATGCGGACCCAGCTACCGTTTGGGAATTATCCTTAGTCATAGCCTCCTGTAAGTGAAACAAACTAAAAACATAAGCAAAGGGAAAAAAGCAGATTCAATATTCAAGTGATAAACTAATATAGGCATGCTGGAAATTACAGTACTGTATGCTACTCAAGTACAGTAAAATTATGAAACTAGAACCAACCGCTGCATGTATAATTTCaagatttcttcttctttttttgttttgaatcCCCAAGACCCACTTTGCTCTATCGGTGAATCAAATTCCCAACAACAACGACAGCATACCCACAGTCTAGGGAGAGTAATGTGtaagcagaccttacccctatcttgtGGAGGTAGATAGGCTGTTTTCAGTGAATCAAATTCCCAACAATATTAAAACTTCTTTTAAGGATTCTCAAATTTATTCAAAAGTTACCTCATTCTACAATGGCTAATTCAACAGCCCCACAATTAAAATTCTTGTAATACCATACTTTAACACTAACAAAACATATCTAACCGCATGATTCAAGTAATAAATCTTGAAGCTTTAAGGGCAACAAACGATCAATTATACACAAAAACATAACAGAATATTATGATCAACCCACCAATAACGACCCAagcaaaaatccaaatccaaagcgATCAAACTCAAAGCAAAGCAAACCCAATTTAAGAATAATCACTCAAAAAGGTAAacaaaatcgaaaattcataagAAATTCGAATTACCTTATTGTGTTTAAGTTTGTCAGAATCTTGAGAAGCAAGTTGTTCGATTTCAACGTCCATTGCAGCCAACAATTCCAATTTTCCACAAACAATCACTGATCCCAAAACCCTAACACACTTTTTATCCGCATCAACTACTATTCGGGAATGTAGAGAGGTTTTAGAGAGGGAGATGtctttgtatttttattatcGTACGCTGGAAGGAAACACGCTTTGTATACTACGCTAATATACTCTACAATTGGTTCACTTTTGTTGACACGTGTTGGTTTGTGAATGGGTCTTATTATATATTCGCCAATAAGGAGTTATATGCACCGAAGTTCAGTAATCTTCTTCTGCACTAGATTATCTTCGATAGTTGACCTGTTGACTGAACAAAATTATACTCACAATTCAAATTTAACTCACACTTTTGAAGTTTGTGGTCTTAAACAAACCAAAAGGGagccagagtatttgtgtgattataaaagttTATCATTAAGGGTACAATTGTAAGTTTAAGTTAAACTGTTACTAAATTTAAAAAATGGTCATTCTCTTTTGAACGAATAAAATAGGAAATAGGTTTAGAATATTACATAAACTTGAAGGAGTAGAATATTACGGAGATACCTTCGGTCTTTTTAAGATATCTCCCAACAAATTTGTTTTAGTAATTTTTCCAAGACAACTATGTTTCCTTGTGGTTGAATGATAATGATAATGAAATAAAAGTTTGTATCATTTCCTAATTATTATTATTCGATACatctatatattatattaaaaggagaatagtatgcattgtggttaagccaagtggcaaattaAATGAAGTCATTTGGCAATTGTAGGACAATATTAATTATtagaaattataaatggaaacataattatgagaagtagtttaatgaatcttatacataatctaaatatatcttagacaaatctaatctctctctctctctctctctctctctctctctctctctctctctctctctctctctatatatatatatatatatatatatatatatatatatatatatatatatatatatatattcacttaTAGATTTTCTCCtaaattagctagaaatatgaaggtaaaaaattaattaaaaaactataattgaaaaaaaaatatatagaaaaacgtaaattgagataacctatgactat
Coding sequences:
- the LOC104218135 gene encoding putative ubiquitin-conjugating enzyme E2 38 — encoded protein: MDVEIEQLASQDSDKLKHNKEAMTKDNSQTVAGSASVSLDSGNNNSSNSDFSFHEDQNDGDDGMDDDDDVSNYDDDDDDNGYMFYDNDDDDECDYLSMQAQFDNVDLPAGVEATVSWLNEPAPSSKAPSQVSSSSHLVGAGTVKPTLPEHGSSSNFAQVPASSSSLVSVESSSRGKEEAAEEEAMKKYQSFKHFDVVDDFSDHHYSSLGFQGQQPPKAWSKKVQDEWKILENDLPDTIYVRVYESRMDLLRAVIIGPQGTPYHDGHFVFDVLFPQNYPDVPPMVYYYSGGLRLNPNLYDCGKVCLSLLNTWTGKGNERWLPKTSTMLQVLVSIQALILNSRPFFNEPGYEASYPGPDGERRSKAYNEDVFVLSLKTMTYTLRRPPKHFEDLVIGHFRCYAVDILSACKAYVEGAPVGSVIKGKVQGNATEDRSSPIFRESVSRMMNGLISLFTKNGAKDCDRFRV